The following coding sequences are from one Streptomyces sp. NBC_01232 window:
- the cbiE gene encoding precorrin-6y C5,15-methyltransferase (decarboxylating) subunit CbiE, producing the protein MADRVTVIGWDGSPLTAGARSALSAATLVAGAAHHLDLPEVPPTAERIRLGSLGLAARRIAGHRGTAVVLADGDPGFFGVVRTLRAPEHGLEVEVVPAVSSVAAAFARAGMPWDDAQVVVAHPRTLRRAVNVCRAHAKVAVLTSPGAGPAELALLLDGVHRTFVVCEELGTDREQVSVLTSDKAADHSWRDPNVVIVIGGGGPAPDDAGWLLGRSAAQSADRGWARPQPGAGEGESAQLRAAQLARLGPRTGDLVWDIGVGSGGVAVDAAALGAAVIAVDTDPVACDRVSAAARRRGVQLQVVAGRAPHVLENLPEPDVVRVGGGGAAVVAAVAERRPERIVSHASTRDEAEAIGRALTEHGYAVECALLQSVALDPRTWAEQDRSVVFLLAAERPVTR; encoded by the coding sequence ATGGCCGACCGGGTCACGGTGATCGGCTGGGACGGTTCCCCCTTGACCGCGGGCGCCCGGTCCGCGCTCTCCGCAGCCACCCTCGTGGCCGGCGCCGCCCACCACCTCGACCTCCCCGAAGTGCCGCCCACCGCCGAGCGCATCCGCCTCGGCAGCCTCGGTCTCGCCGCGCGCCGCATCGCCGGCCACCGCGGCACGGCGGTGGTCCTGGCCGACGGGGACCCCGGCTTCTTCGGCGTCGTACGCACCCTGCGCGCCCCGGAGCACGGCCTGGAGGTCGAGGTCGTCCCCGCCGTGTCCTCCGTGGCCGCCGCCTTCGCCCGCGCCGGAATGCCCTGGGACGACGCCCAGGTCGTCGTGGCCCACCCGCGCACCCTGCGCCGCGCCGTCAACGTCTGCCGCGCCCACGCCAAGGTCGCCGTCCTCACCTCGCCCGGCGCCGGACCCGCCGAACTGGCCCTGCTCCTCGACGGAGTTCACCGCACCTTCGTGGTCTGCGAGGAACTCGGCACGGACCGGGAGCAGGTGAGCGTCCTCACCTCCGACAAGGCCGCCGACCACAGCTGGCGCGACCCGAACGTCGTCATCGTCATCGGGGGCGGGGGACCGGCACCCGACGACGCGGGCTGGCTCCTCGGCCGGAGCGCCGCCCAGTCGGCCGACCGAGGCTGGGCCAGGCCCCAGCCCGGCGCCGGCGAGGGCGAGTCCGCACAGCTCCGCGCGGCCCAGCTCGCCCGCCTCGGCCCGCGCACCGGCGACCTCGTCTGGGACATCGGCGTCGGATCCGGCGGCGTGGCCGTGGACGCGGCCGCCCTCGGCGCCGCCGTCATCGCGGTGGACACCGACCCGGTCGCCTGCGACCGGGTAAGTGCCGCCGCCCGCAGGCGGGGAGTGCAGCTCCAGGTCGTCGCCGGGCGCGCACCGCACGTACTGGAGAACCTGCCCGAGCCCGATGTCGTCCGCGTCGGCGGTGGCGGCGCCGCCGTCGTCGCGGCCGTCGCCGAACGCCGCCCCGAACGGATCGTCAGCCACGCCTCCACCCGCGACGAGGCCGAGGCGATCGGCAGGGCACTCACCGAACACGGTTACGCCGTCGAGTGCGCGCTGCTGCAGTCCGTCGCCCTGGACCCCCGGACCTGGGCCGAACAGGACCGTTCCGTGGTGTTCCTCCTGGCAGCGGAACGCCCCGTCACGCGTTGA
- a CDS encoding GNAT family N-acetyltransferase — protein MTTTFPDVTISTDRLVLRPFEEEDVTALTEMMNDEQVTAWTSAPHPYTHADAHAWTTRHSHAERTEGRGIVFAVTEFLTQRLVGIVHLRNTNWHTRATEVRYVTAPWARGEGYASESVLAVAGWLFRDRGFERLELRTAADNTASQQVAQKIGCISEGVLRNAWIVRTQTPDGGWADTRTDLIVWSLVPEDLDEGDGYDGYDSFDSYDGYARNSAFPQREGANGHPVGADWK, from the coding sequence ATGACTACCACCTTCCCGGACGTCACCATCAGCACGGACCGGCTGGTGCTGCGCCCCTTCGAGGAAGAGGACGTCACCGCGCTCACCGAGATGATGAACGACGAACAGGTCACGGCCTGGACCAGCGCGCCCCACCCCTACACCCACGCCGACGCGCACGCCTGGACCACCCGGCACTCCCACGCGGAACGCACCGAGGGCCGCGGCATCGTCTTCGCCGTCACCGAATTCCTCACCCAGCGCCTCGTCGGCATCGTGCACCTGCGGAACACCAACTGGCACACCCGCGCCACCGAGGTCCGCTACGTCACCGCCCCCTGGGCCCGCGGCGAGGGCTACGCCAGCGAATCCGTCCTGGCCGTCGCCGGGTGGCTCTTCCGCGACCGGGGGTTCGAGCGCCTCGAACTGCGCACCGCCGCGGACAACACCGCCTCGCAGCAGGTGGCCCAGAAGATCGGCTGCATCAGTGAGGGCGTCCTGCGCAACGCGTGGATAGTACGGACGCAGACGCCCGACGGCGGCTGGGCCGACACCCGCACCGACCTCATCGTCTGGAGCCTCGTCCCCGAGGACCTCGACGAGGGCGACGGCTACGACGGTTACGACAGCTTCGACAGCTACGACGGATACGCCCGCAACAGCGCCTTTCCGCAGCGGGAGGGCGCGAACGGCCACCCCGTCGGCGCCGACTGGAAGTGA
- a CDS encoding MetQ/NlpA family ABC transporter substrate-binding protein codes for MRKNIKLTALAASATALALGLTACGSSSDPTSAKSDGGKTDESKPLVIAASPSPHADILNFVKDKLAAKEGLKLEVKEFTDYVLPNTATEQGQVAGNYFQHKPYLDDFNKKNNTHVVPVVNVHLEPLGLYSKKIKAIGDIKAGQTIAVPNDTTNEGRALQLLAANNLITLKEGVGTSAKLSDITDKKGLEFKELEAATVPRALNDVDAAIINGNYAIEAGLSPAKDALILEKAEGNPYANFLAVKDGSQNDPRVQKLAKLLNSDEVKKFIEEKYQGSVTPAFGTPAS; via the coding sequence GTGCGTAAGAACATCAAGCTCACCGCCCTCGCCGCCTCGGCCACCGCGCTCGCCCTCGGCCTCACCGCCTGCGGCAGCTCCTCGGACCCGACCTCGGCCAAGAGCGACGGCGGCAAGACCGACGAGAGCAAGCCCCTCGTCATAGCGGCCTCCCCGAGCCCGCACGCCGACATCCTGAACTTCGTCAAGGACAAGCTCGCGGCCAAGGAAGGCCTCAAGCTGGAGGTCAAGGAGTTCACGGACTACGTCCTGCCGAACACCGCCACCGAGCAGGGCCAGGTCGCGGGCAACTACTTCCAGCACAAGCCGTACCTCGACGACTTCAACAAGAAGAACAACACGCACGTCGTGCCCGTCGTGAACGTGCACCTGGAGCCCCTCGGCCTCTACTCCAAGAAGATCAAGGCCATCGGTGACATCAAGGCCGGCCAGACCATCGCCGTCCCCAACGACACCACCAACGAGGGCCGCGCGCTCCAGCTGCTGGCCGCGAACAACCTGATCACCCTCAAGGAGGGTGTCGGCACCAGCGCCAAGCTGTCCGACATCACCGACAAGAAGGGCCTGGAGTTCAAGGAGCTGGAGGCCGCCACGGTCCCGCGCGCCCTGAACGACGTGGACGCCGCGATCATCAACGGCAACTACGCCATCGAGGCCGGCCTGTCGCCCGCCAAGGACGCCCTGATCCTGGAGAAGGCCGAGGGCAACCCCTACGCCAACTTCCTCGCGGTCAAGGACGGCAGCCAGAACGACCCGCGGGTCCAGAAGCTGGCCAAGCTCCTGAACTCCGACGAGGTCAAGAAGTTCATCGAGGAGAAGTACCAGGGCTCGGTCACCCCGGCCTTCGGGACCCCCGCCTCCTGA
- a CDS encoding methionine ABC transporter permease: MTWSEMQPLLSQGTYDTLYMVLWSTLVTVLGGLPIGILLVLTDKGGLLQNQPLNKVLGVIVNIGRSLPFIILLIFLIPVTTAVVGTFIGPTAMIVPLAIGAVPFFARLVETAVREVDHGLIEAVESMGGGIPTLVGKVLLPQALPSLVAGVTTTVITLVGYSAMAGAVGGEGLGSKAITYGFQRFETGFMIATVVVLILLVTVIQLLGDGVVRLLARRGRTA, encoded by the coding sequence GTGACCTGGTCCGAAATGCAGCCCCTGCTCAGCCAGGGCACCTACGACACCCTCTACATGGTGCTGTGGTCCACCCTGGTGACCGTGCTCGGCGGCCTGCCCATCGGCATCCTGCTGGTCCTCACCGACAAGGGCGGCCTGCTGCAGAACCAGCCGCTCAACAAGGTGCTCGGCGTGATCGTGAACATAGGCCGCTCGCTGCCGTTCATCATCCTGCTGATCTTCCTGATCCCGGTCACCACCGCGGTCGTCGGCACCTTCATCGGCCCCACCGCCATGATCGTCCCGCTGGCCATCGGCGCCGTCCCCTTCTTCGCCCGGCTCGTCGAGACGGCCGTCCGGGAGGTGGACCACGGCCTGATCGAAGCCGTCGAGTCCATGGGCGGCGGCATCCCCACCCTGGTCGGCAAGGTGCTCCTCCCGCAGGCTCTGCCCTCGCTGGTCGCCGGTGTCACCACCACCGTCATCACCCTCGTCGGCTACTCCGCCATGGCGGGCGCCGTCGGCGGCGAGGGACTCGGATCCAAGGCCATCACCTACGGCTTCCAGCGCTTCGAGACCGGCTTCATGATCGCCACCGTGGTGGTCCTGATCCTCCTCGTCACGGTCATCCAGCTGCTCGGCGACGGCGTGGTCCGGCTCCTCGCCCGCCGCGGCAGGACCGCCTGA
- a CDS encoding methionine ABC transporter ATP-binding protein, with protein MITTSGLTKVYQSRGREVTALDGVDLHVREGEVYGVIGQSGAGKSSLIRCVNLLERPTTGTVTVDGVDLTALAGRGRRAGKELREARSRIGMVFQHFNLLSSRTVQANVELPLEILGVSGRERSRKALELLDLVGLADKAKAYPTQLSGGQKQRVGIARALAGDPKVLLSDEATSALDPETTRSILGLLRDLNQQLGLTVLLITHEMDVVKSVCDSAALMKNGRIIESGTVAELLATPGSELAGELFPVTGTATGPDRTVVDVTFHGESAVRPVISQLSRTYNIDISILGAAMDTVAGRQIGRMRIELPGGYEDNVVPVGFLREQGLQVDIVEGAADGDADTEFAVLVKDGAK; from the coding sequence GTGATCACCACATCGGGCCTCACGAAGGTCTACCAGTCCCGTGGCCGCGAGGTCACCGCCCTGGACGGCGTCGATCTCCATGTCCGTGAGGGCGAGGTATACGGAGTCATCGGCCAGAGCGGCGCCGGCAAGTCCTCGCTGATCCGCTGCGTGAACCTGCTGGAGCGTCCCACCACCGGCACGGTGACCGTCGACGGCGTCGACCTCACCGCCCTCGCCGGCCGCGGCCGCCGCGCGGGCAAGGAGCTCCGCGAGGCCCGCAGCCGCATCGGCATGGTCTTCCAGCACTTCAACCTGCTGTCCTCGCGCACCGTCCAGGCCAACGTCGAACTGCCCCTGGAGATCCTCGGCGTCTCCGGCCGCGAGCGCTCCCGCAAGGCCCTCGAACTCCTCGACCTCGTCGGCCTCGCCGACAAGGCCAAGGCCTACCCCACCCAGCTCTCCGGCGGCCAGAAGCAGCGCGTCGGCATCGCCCGCGCCCTGGCCGGCGACCCCAAGGTGCTGCTCTCCGACGAGGCCACCAGCGCCCTGGACCCCGAGACCACCCGCTCCATCCTGGGGCTGCTGCGCGACCTCAACCAGCAGCTCGGCCTCACCGTGCTGCTCATCACCCACGAGATGGACGTGGTCAAGTCCGTCTGCGACTCGGCCGCACTGATGAAGAACGGCCGGATCATCGAGTCCGGCACCGTCGCCGAACTCCTCGCCACCCCCGGCTCCGAGCTCGCCGGCGAACTCTTCCCGGTCACCGGCACCGCCACCGGACCCGACCGCACGGTCGTCGACGTCACCTTCCACGGCGAATCCGCCGTCCGGCCGGTCATCTCGCAGCTCTCGCGCACGTACAACATCGACATCTCGATCCTCGGCGCCGCGATGGACACCGTCGCGGGCCGGCAGATCGGCCGGATGCGCATCGAACTGCCCGGTGGCTACGAGGACAACGTCGTGCCGGTCGGCTTCCTGCGCGAGCAGGGCCTCCAGGTCGACATCGTCGAGGGCGCCGCAGACGGCGACGCCGACACCGAATTCGCCGTGCTGGTCAAGGATGGTGCCAAGTGA
- a CDS encoding GNAT family N-acetyltransferase translates to MGMSVTISAAAAEDAEQIFKLQYLAFQREAELYGNYLIQPLTQSLDSLKGELATDTVLVARLGDEIVGTVRGNVDEDGTGKIAKLCVHPRLQGHGLGARLLRAVEVALASPGTTTRFRLHTGHKSESNLRLYRKAGYVKVGGRTASDGVQLVILEKEAKDPTDFTVSA, encoded by the coding sequence ATGGGCATGAGCGTGACCATTTCGGCGGCGGCTGCCGAGGATGCTGAGCAGATCTTCAAACTGCAGTACCTGGCCTTCCAGCGTGAGGCCGAGCTGTACGGCAACTACCTCATCCAGCCGCTCACCCAGTCCCTGGACTCCCTGAAGGGGGAGCTGGCGACGGACACCGTCCTGGTGGCCCGGCTCGGCGACGAGATCGTCGGGACGGTGCGCGGCAACGTCGACGAGGACGGCACCGGCAAGATCGCCAAGCTCTGTGTGCACCCGCGTCTTCAGGGTCACGGTCTCGGGGCGCGCCTGCTGCGCGCGGTCGAGGTGGCGCTGGCGAGCCCCGGCACCACCACCCGCTTCCGCCTGCACACCGGGCACAAGAGCGAGTCGAACCTTCGCCTCTACCGCAAGGCCGGTTACGTCAAGGTCGGCGGCCGCACCGCCTCCGACGGCGTCCAGCTGGTGATCCTGGAGAAGGAAGCCAAGGACCCGACCGACTTCACGGTCAGCGCCTAG
- a CDS encoding sigma-70 family RNA polymerase sigma factor: MDLLKADYLDKLGPLLSAEAAAEAPGTGVDAADLEQAVWVRLLESGRLAPDPAEPAEPARWLRRAVRAEARLARRRARREIPYDSRRHSADGSRRHAVDGGPPAGGGTAGAEPEDALMHGEDNRALRSAVARLPGRCPELMKALLSPRDLTYREIAGELGISQGSLGPVRSRCLGCLRRMLAAEVAAPGLRGKER, from the coding sequence ATGGACCTGTTGAAGGCTGATTACCTCGACAAGCTCGGCCCGCTGCTCTCCGCCGAGGCGGCCGCGGAGGCTCCGGGGACCGGAGTGGACGCGGCCGACCTGGAACAAGCCGTCTGGGTCAGGCTGCTGGAGAGCGGCCGCCTCGCTCCCGATCCGGCCGAGCCCGCGGAACCGGCGCGGTGGCTGCGCCGGGCGGTCCGCGCGGAGGCGCGCCTCGCCCGGCGCCGGGCGAGGCGGGAGATCCCGTACGACTCCCGCCGTCATTCCGCGGACGGCAGCCGCCGGCACGCGGTGGACGGGGGCCCGCCGGCCGGCGGCGGGACCGCCGGGGCCGAACCGGAGGACGCCCTCATGCACGGCGAGGACAACCGCGCACTCCGATCGGCGGTCGCCCGGTTGCCCGGACGCTGTCCCGAGCTGATGAAGGCACTTCTTTCGCCCAGAGACCTCACCTACCGTGAAATCGCAGGAGAGTTGGGTATCTCACAAGGAAGTTTGGGGCCCGTCCGTTCCCGTTGCCTGGGATGTCTGCGCAGAATGCTGGCTGCAGAGGTTGCGGCTCCTGGCCTGCGGGGAAAGGAGCGGTAG